A part of Aspergillus flavus chromosome 1, complete sequence genomic DNA contains:
- a CDS encoding uncharacterized protein (expressed protein), translated as MYLPRARRATRACIWCQQRKVRCDASFGGCPCSRCLQDGQACTFRERAPRLSKGLTYESRHRAPYPLQGTETSTNLVDKQQRIEISPDNGNKLSSANLPISSTAVSMLASDVEYSAYPFLDFRSMSCLDKWDISYLASKGCFTLPRRRVLDEFVKKYFLHIHPGTPVLNEAEFWQLYSQQGDGGTSSGRSISVLVLQAILFRTCPYVSMEALRECGFNDRPTAGDTFFNRAKLILDLKAEDQPLERAQGALLLSYQASPDDPQIGSLLLANAIQNALILGKPPKPSINVERSTIKRLWWSVLLRDRWISLALRRRSQLTPKDFDVENNPLEEADFGKEIQESKVYDVHTKRILFTALQQQCRLAIIITDMVSLIFSSCDGFPMGLPSKEFPACMSRAMKTRNRLRQWETETRYALSTAPSEVHHSVMSFIKMTYVYYHTAQVHLAHYEALLLEANLMFVGHSYTVQLRETGSCLHKAVNELHDVLKYFSDTKDIEAIPLCILAFVGWPIVVAAIDVGLARNDAEALQRQRELNALGTIYNILIDLYDVTKFVAVGTREILHLVTKMSERMGTRGRRPAQTPGAQDPYQRGAAFANATLKAFEDKHATGWFDLFLHYPRIYLLISTSTDYSLSSGRLPHENALPEVLQSVASGFLGFQLPWVTKVSLGETERKPQEPNVRLLENNEVGVIGPRAQLSSTIETGRQMHARQQVPEPLSPPYNEARNSRGVNGHREEYAVRFEFLQSMPSIDPTFCLPVLEDVVYHVPWQGPLNGSEMAFPVGTEIMGMQEQTSFRDSQGVPYGWKI; from the exons ATGTACTTACCACGAGCCAGAAGGGCCACCCGTGCCTGTATCTGGTGTCAGCAACGCAAGGTTCGCTGTGACGCATCGTTTGGCGGGTGTCCTTGCTCCAGATGCCTCCAAGATGGCCAGGCTTGCACATTCCGTGAGCGAGCTCCGAGGCT ATCAAAAGGGCTTACATACGAAAGCAGGCATCGGGCCCCGTACCCACTACAGGGGACTGAGACTTCCACAAACCTCGTGGATAAACAGCAGAGAATTGAAATCAGTCCCGACAATGGCAACAAGTTGTCTTCGGCTAATTTGCCCATTAGTTCGACAGCTGTGTCCATGTTGGCCTCCGATGTGGAATATTCCGCTTATCCATTCCTCGACTTTCGCTCGATGTCCTGCTTGGACAAATGGGATATTTCATACCTAGCATCCAAAGGATGCTTTACGTTACCCAGACGACGGGTTCTGGATGAGTTTGTCAAGAAGTACTTCTTACACATCCATCCGGGTACTCCGGTACTGAATGAGGCAGAGTTCTGGCAGTTGTACTCGCAGCAGGGCGATGGTGGAACATCGAGCGGCCGGAGCATCTCTGTCTTGGTGCTACAGGCAATATTATTCAGAACCTGTCCG TATGTGTCTATGGAGGCCTTGCGTGAGTGTGGGTTTAATGACAGACCCACGGCAGGAGATACCTTCTTCAATAGAGCCAAG CTTATACTAGACCTCAAGGCTGAAGACCAGCCGTTAGAGAGGGCACAAGGAGCTTTGTTGCTCTCTTACCAAGCCTCCCCAGACGACCCTCAGATCGGTAGTTTACTTCTTGCCAATGCGATACAGAATGCCCTTATCCTCGGAAAACCACCGAAGCCATCCATCAATGTAGAGAGATCAACTATCAAACGTTTATGGTGGTCGGTCCTGTTGCGCGACCGATGGATTTCCTTAGCCCTTCGCCGACGCAGCCAACTCACGCCGAAGGATTTCGATGTAGAGAACAATCCATTAGAGGAGGCAGACTTTGGCAAGGAGATACAGGAATCCAAGGTATACGATGTGCACACCAAGCGGATTCTTTTCACGGCACTCCAGCAGCAGTGCCGTCTAGCAATTATCATTACCGACATGGTGTCCCTGATTTTCTCATCGTGCGATGGTTTTCCAATGGGTTTGCCCTCAAAAGAGTTCCCGGCATGTATGAGTAGAGCTATGAAGACCAGAAATAGATTGCGCCAATGGGAAACAGAGACGCGGTATGCTCTCTCGACTGCGCCTTCTGAAGTGCATCATTCGGTTATGTCGTTCATCAAAATGACATATGTTTATTATCA CACCGCTCAAGTCCATCTAGCGCACTACGAAGCTCTTCTCCTGGAAGCCAACCTGATGTTTGTCGGACACTCGTATACTGTGCAGCTCCGGGAGACTGGAAGCTGCCTCCACAAAGCGGTTAATGAATTGCACGATGTGTTGAAGTATTTTAGCGATACAAAGGATATTGAAGCTATCCCACTTTGCAT ACTGGCATTCGTTGGATGGCCAATAGTGGTGGCGGCGATTGATGTAGGCCTGGCACGCAATGATGCCGAAGCCCTACAACGGCAGCGAGAGCTCAACGCTTTAGGAACCATTTACAACATCCTCATAGACCTTTATGATGTAACTAAGTTTGTTGCAGTGGGTACTAGGGAGATTCTCCACCTCGTAACAAAGATGTCGGAAAGGATGGGTACTCGAGGACGCAGACCTGCGCAGACACCAGGAGCTCAAGATCCGTACCAACGAGGCGCGGCATTTGCGAATGCGACTTTGAAGGCTTTTGAGGACAAGCATGCCACTGGGTGGTTTGACTTGTTTCTCCACTACCCCCGTATATACCTCCTCATCTCAACCTCTACTGACTACTCGCTCTCGTCCGGCCGACTACCACATGAGAACGCTTTACCGGAGGTTCTGCAATCAGTGGCCTCCGGGTTCTTGGGTTTCCAACTCCCATGGGTGACTAAAGTATCCTTAGGTGAGACTGAACGCAAGCCGCAAGAGCCGAATGTGAGGCTTCTAGAAAATAACGAAGTAGGCGTCATAGGCCCGAGAGCACAACTGAGCAGTACTATCGAGACTGGGAGACAAATGCACGCCAGACAGCAGGTTCCCGAGCCTTTGTCTCCACCATATAACGAGGCTCGTAATAGCCGAGGGGTCAATGGTCACAGAGAGGAATATGCAGTAAGATTCGAATTTCTCCAGTCAATGCCATCCATTGACCCAACATTTTGCCTGCCCGTATTGGAGGATGTGGTGTATCATGTACCCTGGCAAGGTCCCCTAAATGGGTCGGAGATGGCCTTCCCAGTGGGAACGGAGATCATGGGTATGCAGGAACAGACTAGTTTTAGAGATAGTCAAGGCGTCCCATACGGGTGGAAAATCTGA
- a CDS encoding uncharacterized protein (uncharacterized protein conserved in bacteria-domain containing protein): protein MKTKSDAYIDQEDDYSSVDVEKGYSMPEISDLAMLELQMVARESITFVGGPAAILLQIAHPLVGAGVADHSTFKTRAISRAEYTQMYIYCMIFGTTSEKAAMRAYVDKAHSRVVGQHNKQSYNAKDPELQVWVAATIYATMVNMYELIYGPLNSTRAERVYQAFSIMGTSLQVSPEMWPKNLTEFQLYWDDMVNKRLCVTPDARAVLHDIFHPAKGLPLWARPLAVIAMPFVKRLTIEQLPPRVRDQFFLTSTKSSRVISGLFITGMSGVYPFMPLFVRQFTKTYMMGQMRRRIKKRGGQLIKR from the coding sequence ATGAAAACAAAAAGTGACGCGTACATTGACCAGGAAGATGATTACTCCTCCGTCGATGTGGAGAAGGGCTATTCCATGCCTGAAATCTCTGATCTGGCAATGCTGGAGCTCCAGATGGTCGCTCGGGAAAGCATCACTTTTGTCGGAGGCCCTGCGGCAATCCTGCTCCAAATTGCACACCCTTTGGTAGGAGCTGGCGTCGCAGATCATAGCACTTTCAAAACCCGCGCTATCAGTCGGGCGGAGTATACCCAGATGTACATCTACTGTATGATCTTTGGCACTACTTCTGAAAAGGCCGCCATGAGGGCATACGTCGATAAAGCCCACTCTCGTGTCGTGGGGCAACATAACAAACAATCATACAACGCCAAAGACCCTGAGCTCCAGGTGTGGGTGGCAGCCACGATCTATGCCACTATGGTCAATATGTACGAGTTGATCTATGGGCCGCTTAATTCGACGAGGGCCGAAAGAGTCTATCAGGCATTCTCAATCATGGGGACGTCGCTTCAAGTCTCACCCGAGATGTGGCCAAAGAACCTCACGGAGTTTCAGCTCTACTGGGACGATATGGTGAACAAGAGACTATGTGTGACGCCGGATGCCCGGGCAGTTTTGCATGATATCTTTCACCCGGCCAAAGGTCTGCCACTGTGGGCCCGGCCACTAGCTGTTATAGCGATGCCATTTGTGAAACGCCTCACCATCGAACAGTTGCCTCCCCGCGTGCGTGATCAATTCTTCCTCACATCGACCAAGTCTTCCCGAGTCATTTCTGGTCTCTTCATCACTGGCATGTCCGGTGTCTATCCCTTCATGCCACTGTTCGTGCGACAGTTTACGAAGACCTACATGATGGGCCAGATGAGGAGGCGGATAAAGAAACGTGGTGGACAGTTGATTAAGCGCTGA
- a CDS encoding uncharacterized protein (expressed protein) produces the protein MRAVSLFSPLLLAAIAVTSPDSDNNNATQGSAAMSAANILPVNAAQASAAAGDGNNSVTQEPAVMSAANILPDNAAQQSTAAGEDSNSATQEPAVVSAANILPSSAAQEPAATGDGSNSAQSTVAESDQSTEGLNIPVPTLPLSLGDVLPTVSLSATVNVPTTSTVSEKTTVTEKSAGSTPTATTSSSGVDLEDLLSGLLGGSGSGGSSARSEIEDGIKNVLSLFTPSFITDATTLVSQASGFFDNETMQDTKAMISTLASIKPLLTSSISNNNNSSGISSSGLEGITSLFGNGTFLNDIDNILKDIAALPAIIGEIVNILTSDEVQRFLQELPEIMNKVLPILNPDLIKALESLITDNLTPELVNDLSSTLSALRPLLHDIQPILSNQTMEPLLNLVTTIISPTFLNEIEEVLTALPPIIKDILPLLGSDIITPLVNLIKEVLTPDFIKQISSLLSDLPDLFNNLVPLIKPVEELLTEIITPDFINQIGSLIKALPPIIQELLPLLDPLVNLLKEVLTTEFVNDIKSLIQTLPGLLDTILPLVPKIEELLQKVLTPELISALESVLNAVPDLINSVLPLVPDLVNLIKKVLTPELLQTLESLLDAVPGLLNSLLPLVPKIEDLLQKILTPELISALESVLDAVPGLINSLLPLVPDLVNLVQKVLTPELLQTLESLLDAVPGLLNSLLPLLPKVEEFIQKILTPELISALESVLDAVPGLINSVLPLVPDLVNLITKILTPELISALGSILDAVPGLINSLLPLLPDLVNLVTKVLTPELLQVIESVLNAVPGLVNTLLPLLPTLEDVLQQVLTPELISAVQSLLSKVPGMINTLLPLIPSLEDLIVNLLTPDFISQIQKVLAAVPGLLNALLPLLPPIEELIPKILTPDFISAIESVLAAVPSIIQDVLPLLQGDIIKSLVQIVTDIVTPEFISDISSIASLIPPLVHDLVPIFNKDLISAIENLLAAIITPEFINDLTSLVNAVIPVVGDIIPIIGSDAVKNLIAGLPDIINGILPILNVDIILALEKALTGLVTKQFVTDVGSVLAAIPPLLHSLVPIFGTELLGPIENVISTLLTQEFLGDVGGLVDTVPPLLNDTMPLFHQDIIVPGENVLKDLITPDLLNNVGSVLNEVPAIVQSLISVVGSDAVSSLLDAVPKLLNSLLPLLNGDTISQLVNDLTGILTTDFLNDIGTVISAIPGLVNAILPIFTGDTLTTLVQNIIPLIKAVVALLPLLTNILGSI, from the exons ATGAGGGCTGTTTCTCTATTTTCCCCATTGCTGCTCGCAGCGATTGCAGTCACATCTCCGGACTCGGATAATAACAATGCGACTCAGGGATCGGCTGCGATGAGTGCAGCTAACATCCTGCCTGTCAATGCGGCGCAGGCATCGGCTGCAGCTGGTGATGGCAACAATAGTGTGACTCAGGAGCCAGCTGTGATGAGCGCCGCAAACATCTTGCCTGACAATGCAGCCCAACAGTCGACTGCAGCTGGCGAAGACAGCAACAGTGCGACTCAGGAGCCAGCCGTAGTGAGCGCAGCCAACATCCTACCTTCCAGTGCAGCACAGGAACCGGCTGCCACTGGCGATGGCAGCAACAGTGCACAATCCACAGTAGCAGAAAGCGACCAAAGCACGGAGGGATTGAACATCCCAGTTCCTACACTTCCATTATCTCTGGGCGATGTTCTCCCGACCGTATCGCTTTCCGCCACTGTCAACGTTCCCACAACCTCGACCGTCTCTGAGAAGACCACAGTAACCGAAAAGAGCGCCGGGTCGACGCCGACAGCGACTACGAGCAGCTCAGGGGTTGATCTGGAAGACCTCCTATCAGGTCTACTGGGTGGCAGCGGGTCTGGTGGTAGCTCTGCTCGCTCGGAGATCGAGGACGGTATCAAGAACGTTCTAAGCCTGTTCACACCATCGTTCATTACGGATGCCACCACGCTGGTCAGCCAGGCCTCTGGGTTCTTTGACAATGAGACGATGCAGGATACGAAGGCCATGATCAGCACGCTGGCTAGTATCAAGCCATTGCTCACGTCGAGTATCagcaacaataacaacagtAGTGGAATTAGCAGTAGTGGACTTGAGGGGATCACGTCGTTGTTTGGCAACGGAACATTCTTAAACGACATCGACAATATCCTGAAGGACATCGCTGCCCTACCAGCTATAATTGGCGAGATCGTCAATATATTGACGAGCGATGAAGTCCAACGATTCCTCCAGGAGCTCCCTGAGATCATGAACAAGGTCTTGCCCATCCTGAACCCCGACTTAATCAAGGCGTTGGAGTCGCTGATCACGGACAACCTGACGCCAGAGCTGGTGAATGACTTGTCATCGACTCTGTCCGCTCTGCGTCCGCTGCTGCATGATATTCAACCCATCCTGTCGAACCAGACCATGGAGCCTCTCCTGAACCTCGTGACGACTATCATCTCCCCGACCTTCCTTAATGAGATCGAAGAGGTGCTGACGGCCTTGCCACCGATCATCAAGGatatccttcctctcctggGATCTGATATTATCACCCCGCTAGTGAACCTGATCAAGGAGGTCCTCACTCCGGACTTCATCAAACAGATCTCGTCTCTGCTCAGCGACCTGCCTGATCTATTCAATAACCTTGTGCCGTTGATCAAACCAGTGGAAGAACTCCTTACCGAGATTATCACCCCAGACTTTATAAATCAGATCGGGTCATTGATCAAGGCTCTGCCACCCATCATCCAGGAGCTTCTGCCTCTCCTGGACCCTCTCGTCAATCTGCTCAAGGAGGTCCTGACGACAGAGTTTGTGAATGACATCAAATCATTAATCCAGACATTGCCAGGTCTTTTGGACACGATTCTGCCGCTGGTGCCGAAGATTGAGGAGTTACTTCAGAAGGTTCTAACACCAGAGCTTATAAGTGCACTCGAATCAGTGCTCAACGCTGTACCAGATCTGATAAACAGCGTGTTACCGCTGGTGCCGGACTTGGTCAACCTAATAAAGAAGGTTCTGACACCGGAGCTCCTGCAGACCCTTGAATCGCTGCTTGATGCTGTGCCAGGGCTGCTAAACAGTCTGTTACCGCTCGTGCCGAAGATTGAAGACTTGCTTCAAAAGATTCTAACGCCAGAGCTTATAAGTGCGCTCGAATCAGTCCTCGATGCCGTACCAGGACTGATCAATAGCCTGTTACCTCTGGTGCCGGACTTGGTGAACTTGGTCCAGAAGGTTCTAACACCGGAGCTCCTGCAGACCCTTGAATCGCTTCTTGACGCCGTGCCAGGGCTGCTGAATAGCCTGCTACCCCTTCTGCCAAAGGTTGAGGAATTTATTCAGAAGATTCTAACACCTGAGCTCATCAGTGCGCTCGAATCCGTCCTGGATGCAGTGCCAGGACTGATAAATAGCGTGCTACCGCTTGTGCCAGACCTAGTGAATCTAATCACTAAGATTCTCACACCGGAGCTCATAAGTGCACTTGGATCCATCCTCGATGCCGTACCAGGACTGATCAATAGTCTGCTACCGCTCCTACCGGACTTGGTCAACCTGGTCACGAAGGTTCTCACACCGGAGCTCCTACAGGTCATCGAGTCGGTTCTTAACGCAGTGCCGGGATTGGTGAATACGCTATTGCCTCTCCTGCCTACGCTAGAGGACGTCCTGCAACAGGTTCTGACTCCGGAGTTAATATCAGCCGTCCAATCGCTCCTCTCTAAGGTCCCTGGTATGATCAACACGCTACTGCCACTGATACCCTCGCTTGAAGACCTGATCGTCAACCTCCTTACCCCGGATTTCATCAGTCAGATCCAGAAGGTCCTGGCCGCAGTTCCGGGACTACTCAACGCCCTTCTACCCCTGCTTCCGCCCATTGAGGAGCTCATTCCCAAGATCCTGACTCCTGACTTCATTTCCGCCATTGAGTCAGTACTCGCCGCTGTCCCGTCAATCATACAGGATGTGCTGCCATTGCTACAGGGTGATATCATCAAATCACTGGTGCAGATCGTAACCGATATCGTCACTCCTGAGTTCATCAGTGATATCAGCAGTATTGCAAGTCTGATCCCGCCGTTGGTGCACGACCTTGTTCCAATCTTCAACAAAGATCTCATCTCGGCGATCGAGAATCTGCTGGCGGCCATCATAACCCCAGAGTTCATCAACGATTTGACCTCTCTGGTCAACGCAGTCATCCCTGTGGTGGGAGATATTATTCCCATCATCGGAAGTGATGCCGTGAAAAACCTGATTGCAGGACTGCCAGATATCATCAACGGTATACTGCCAATCTTGAATGTGGACATTATCCTGGCGCTTGAAAAGGCTCTCACTGGACTTGTCACTAAGCAATTCGTTACTGATGTTGGCTCCGTCCTGGCAGCGATACCACCACTGCTGCACAGCTTGGTCCCCATTTTTGGCACAGAGCTTCTTGGACCTATAGAGAACGTCATATCCACGCTGTTGACACAGGAATTCCTGGGAGACGTTGGAGGGCTGGTTGATACCGTGCCGCCTCTTCTCAACGACACCATGCCGTTATTCCACCAAGACATTATCGTTCCAGGAGAAAATGTTCTCAAGGATCTGATTACGCCCGATCTTCTGAACAACGTTGGGTCTGTACTCAATGAAGTTCCGGCCATTGTCCAGAGCTTGATTTCAGTGGTCGGCAGTGACGCAGTGAGCTCGCTGCTAGACGCAGTGCCTAAGCTGCTGAACAGTCTTTTGCCACTGCTGAATGGAGACACTATCTCTCAGCTGGTGAACGATCTGACTGGCATTCTGACGACCGACTTCCTGAATGATATCGGCACAGTCATCTCTGCAATACCGGGCCTTGTCAATGCTATCCTACCGATTTTCACTGGAGACACACTAACGACACTGGTGCAAAACATCATCCCGTTGATCAAGGCAGTTGTAGCT TtgctgccattgctgacCAATATTTTGGGATCTATATGA
- a CDS encoding uncharacterized protein (of unknown function-domain containing protein) gives MAIGESERPFESSSVWRESMDSDSPGKEKQRDGEGAGPRGSTALGARSKDLRYNKPKGFWPRIFKHFKRYWLCYGLLGFIFLAIFLPVFFLVIIPAIAQRLVNDASIPIHSAAIMQPTPDGLTFSLSASLSVPLGLSVRIDAFNLSLFNRGVKPMKPYVTVPLEGLRLKGKSDITITNQTTKIQDQDQFTTFLSNAVYSERFKLSAYGKATAHLGKIKVPLKLDKDIELNGKWCCCALADPLALTSGISGLNMLKGFSIDNAGVVLPPEADGSNLLGQATLPNYSVVTFALGNVTLDLKIDDIILGNGTINNVLLKPGNNSVPLRAVVDIPNAIKNIAPILAAETNALSQGNVMISASGQSTIYEGEHIPYFEKVLNNLTISANVPILKVLFGTISTLVSSNPDVMQNVTDALRDTDLSSSPNMRVVSDN, from the exons ATGGCTATCGGTGAGTCGGAAAGGCCCTTTGAGAGCTCTAGTGTCTGGAGAGAGTCTATGGATTCCGACTCCCCAGGCAAGGAGAAGCAGCGTGATGGCGAAGGGGCAGGGCCTCGTGGCAGTACTGCTCTGGGAGCGAGGTCCAAAGACCTCCGATACAATAAGCCCAAGGGCTTTTGGCCTCGCATCTTCAAGCACTTTAAGCGGTACTGGCTGTGTTATGGCCTCCTGGGGTTTATATTCCTGGCAATCTTCCTGCCTGTTTT CTTTCTCGTCATTATCCCAGCGATTGCACAGAGGTTGGTCAATGATGCCAGCATACCAATCCACTCGGCCGCTATCATGCAACCAACCCCTGATGGCCTAACGTTTTCGCTGTCTGCCTCTCTCAGCGTTCCACTCGGACTCAGTGTTCGAATCGATGCATTCAACCTGAGTCTATTCAATCGAGGTGTGAAGCCAATGAAACCGTACGTGACGGTTCCGCTCGAAGGACTCCGCCTGAAAGGGAAATCAGatatcaccatcaccaatcaGACGACTAAAATCCAGGACCAGGACCAGTTCACTACGTTCTTGTCCAATGCGGTTTACTCGGAACGGTTCAAGCTATCGGCTTACGGGAAGGCGACAGCTCACCTGGGAAAGATCAAAGTCCCTCTGAAACTGGACAAAGATATAGAACTAAATGGTAAGTGGTGCTGCTGCGCCCTCGCTGATCCACTAGCATTAACCTCCGGCATTTCAGGACTCAACATGTTGAAGGGCTTCTCTATTGACAATGCTGGAGTGGTTCTCCCACCAGAGGCCGATGGTTCGAACCTGCTCGGACAGGCAACATTGCCAAACTACTCTGTTGTTACCTTTGCTCTG GGAAATGTCACTCTCGATCTTAAGATCGATGATATCATTTTAGGCAATGGTACTATCAACAACGTGCTGCTGAAGCCCGGAAATAACTCAGTCCCTTTGCGTGCAGTGGTAGATATTCCAAACGCGATCAAGAACATCGCACCCATTTTGGCCGCCGAGACAAATGCCCTGAGCCAAGGGAATGTGATGATCTCGGCATCCGGCCAGTCGACTATCTACGAGGGGGAGCATATCCCCTACTTTGAGAAGGTGCTGAATAACCTGACCATCAGCGCCAACGTGCCCATTCTCAAGGTGCTGTTTGGGACCATCTCCACCTTGGTGTCGTCGAATCCCGATGTGATGCAGAATGTGACCGACGCTTTGCGGGACACAGACTTGTCGTCCAGCCCGAATATGCGCGTAGTTAGTGATAATTAA
- a CDS encoding uncharacterized protein (uncharacterized protein conserved in bacteria-domain containing protein), with product MAKTEVPRATTPDSEESKRDDTPEPWQSSISEKPTLNMVPDDELLDSLQSTENVQKIVREGVLLATGAAAILLQVAMPGVAKGVDNHSSFAYRPLHRLRTTLTFVYCMAFGTKDEKRAIISMVNRAHAEVKGPDYSADDPHLQMWVAATLYASGIFMYEEVYGTMEPRNADMIYREYSVLARSLRVPQEIWPKDRKAFWRYWDKTVANLEVTDHARNIAQDLLYNKELFLPLRMGLPFVRLMTAQMLPQRLRVEYGMSDGRLRRSIYKSVILGAKIAYPIIPRFIRTVPMKYYMRDMRRRLRRMA from the coding sequence ATGGCCAAAACAGAAGTTCCAAGAGCCACTACGCCTGACTCGGAGGAGTCCAAGCGAGACGACACCCCGGAGCCATGGCAATCCAGTATCTCGGAAAAGCCCACTCTGAACATGGTGCCGGACGACGAGCTGCTTGACTCCCTACAAAGTACGGAGAATGTGCAGAAGATCGTGCGAGAAGGCGTTTTGCTCGCCACCGGGGCTGCAGCCATCCTCTTGCAAGTTGCCATGCCCGGCGTCGCGAAGGGCGTCGATAATCACAGCAGCTTTGCCTACCGGCCCCTCCACCGTCTGCGGACAACGTTGACCTTCGTCTACTGCATGGCATTCGGCACCAAGGACGAAAAGCGcgccatcatctccatgGTCAATCGTGCCCACGCCGAGGTCAAAGGCCCGGATTATTCGGCGGATGACCCGCACCTTCAGATGTGGGTGGCAGCCACCTTGTATGCCAGTGGCATCTTCATGTATGAGGAGGTCTACGGCACCATGGAGCCCCGCAACGCGGATATGATCTATCGAGAATACTCCGTCCTGGCGCGGTCCCTGCGTGTGCCACAGGAGATCTGGCCCAAGGACCGAAAGGCCTTCTGGCGCTACTGGGACAAGACGGTGGCCAACCTGGAAGTTACCGATCACGCCCGCAATATCGCCCAGGACCTGCTGTATAACAAGGAGTTGTTCCTGCCCCTGCGTATGGGTCTGCCCTTTGTGCGCTTGATGACAGCTCAGATGCTACCCCAGCGTCTGCGCGTCGAGTATGGCATGAGCGACGGACGTCTGCGGCGCTCGATCTATAAATCGGTGATTCTGGGAGCCAAGATTGCATACCCTATCATCCCGCGATTCATCCGGACCGTCCCCATGAAGTACTACATGAGAGACATGCGTCGTCGGTTGAGAAGGATGGCCTAA
- a CDS encoding putative 3-hydroxyisobutyrate dehydrogenase (unnamed protein product): MTPSIPRVGWYGLGSMGLGMSLNLQMYFQATDLPPLRYSNRTISKGDVLRDAGAVPEEFGALVQKSDIIFTMISTDDVLIDLLKKAASLKISLNGKVFADTSTLHPDTCEWAAKHLNDHSATFIAAPVFGASPVAAAGKLIFAVAGPAAAVETVRPLIMNIMGRSIIDMGEDVRKSSLLKLSGNILVISFMEVVAEAQVFAEVAGIGTRQMEEFIGNMFGSVLQSYSNRITSGAYAPPMDRAPGFAAALACKDMKHALSIADSHNVRLHTLETASRRLNAAREYAGECLDSSAIYGIARVDAGLSFWSEHSRQGDESLS; encoded by the exons ATGACCCCGTCTATCCCACGAGTTGGCTGG TATGGCCTTGGATCGATGGGTCTCGGCATGTCATTGAACCTCCAGATGTACTTTCAAGCAACCGACTTGCCTCCGCTTCGGTACAGCAACAGGACAATCTCCAAAGGGGATGTTCTTCGTGATGCAGGAGCTGTGCCTGAAGAATTCGGTGCGCTAGTTCAGAAGTCGGATATAATCTTCACAATG ATCTCGACCGATGATGTTTTGATCGATCtgctgaagaaggccgccTCCCTAAAAATTTCTCTAAATGGCAAAGTCTTCGCTGATACATCCACTCTTCACCCCGACACATGTGAGTGGGCAGCGAAACACCTCAACGACCACAGTGCGACGTTCATTGCAGCACCAGTGTTCGGCGCAAGTCCAGTAGCGGCTGCTGGAAAACTCATATTTGCCGTGGCCGGTCCTGCAGCAGCAGTTGAGACAGTCAGACCTCTCATCATGAACATCATGGGGCGCAGCATCATTGATATGGGCGAAGACGTGCGCAAGTCGAGTCTCCTCAAGCTCTCAGG gaacatcctcgtcatcagcTTCATGGAGGTCGTGGCTGAAGCACAGGTCTTTGCTGAAGTAGCAGGAATTGGCACCCGGCAGATGGAAGAATTTATTGGCAACATGTTCGGGTCCGTATTGCAAAGTTACAGCAATCGAATCACGAGTGGAGCTTATGCACCTCCTATGGACAGAGCGCCTGGATTCGCGGCTGCTCTTGCATGCAAGGACATGAAGCACGCTCTATCTATTGCTGACAGTCATAACGTTCGCCTGCACACGCTCGAAACGGCTTCGAGAAGGCTGAACGCTGCACGCGAGTATGCCGGCGAGTGTTTAGATAGCTCGGCCATCTATGGCATTGCTCGGGTAGACGCGGGGCTGTCGTTCTGGAGTGAGCATAGTCGGCAAGGAGACGAATCCCTCAGCTAG